Genomic DNA from Halobacteriovorax sp. DA5:
ACAAAAGTATATAGTGATTGCTATCAGGCCGCCATCCAGATATTTCATCGGACGAAGTCATTTCCAAAGGCACTTCGCCCAACACTTGGTCGCAAAATAGAAGAAGCTTCTTTAAACTGTCTTCTCAGTGTAAGAAAGGCAGGAGTAACCAAAGCAAGTGTCCGATTGAGACATCTCTATAGCGCATCCGAATCTCTCGACGAGATTAGGACTCTTATTCAATTTTCACGTGATATGCAGGCCCTCAATGTTGCTGGTTTTTCTGAGATAACGACTTTGACTAAAGAGATAGGAAAAGAAATTGGTGGATTTATCAGATTTGAAAGAAAAAATGCTCATCCAGAGAGTTAGTGATTTTGAAAACCTCCTTATTGCCTTTTACGATTGTTCAAGGGGAAAACGTCGAAAAGAAGGGTATCAAAAGTATCTCTTCAATTTTGGCGAAAAACTAAAACACATTCAAGAGGAAATCAATAAGACCAGTGATTTTAAGTGGGGTGGTTATCGGGAATTTTATGTTCATGACCCAAAGAAAAGGCTTGTGATGGCAGCACCATTCAGAGATCGAATTGTTCACACAGCACTTCATCGTGTGGTTGAACCTATTATTGATCCGTCATTTGGTTGTAGGACGTTTGCTTGCAGGACGGGTATGGGAAATAGAAAGGCGGCGGTCCGACTTCAAAAACAGCTTTCTATTATGGGAAAGAATCGCTACTGCATAAAGCTTGATGTGAAAAAGTATTTTGCATCAATAGATCACAAAATTTTGTTTCACAGTTTTATGAGTCTTCTTCAGGACAATAGTTTAGAAAAAATACTCTGGAGTTTAATAAAGTCGCATGAAGACTATAACTTGAAAGGAAAGGGAATCCCCATTGGGAACCTAACATCACAACTTTTTGCCAACTTTTATCTCTCCTTATTGGATAGAAAGGCCTGCGAACTTCTTGAGATTGATTTCTTTGAGGATAAATATGAAAGAGATGCAAGCTACATTCGTTATATGGATGATATGGTGATCTTAGCAAACGA
This window encodes:
- a CDS encoding four helix bundle protein; the protein is MKSTKVYSDCYQAAIQIFHRTKSFPKALRPTLGRKIEEASLNCLLSVRKAGVTKASVRLRHLYSASESLDEIRTLIQFSRDMQALNVAGFSEITTLTKEIGKEIGGFIRFERKNAHPES
- a CDS encoding reverse transcriptase/maturase family protein; translation: MDLSDLKEKMLIQRVSDFENLLIAFYDCSRGKRRKEGYQKYLFNFGEKLKHIQEEINKTSDFKWGGYREFYVHDPKKRLVMAAPFRDRIVHTALHRVVEPIIDPSFGCRTFACRTGMGNRKAAVRLQKQLSIMGKNRYCIKLDVKKYFASIDHKILFHSFMSLLQDNSLEKILWSLIKSHEDYNLKGKGIPIGNLTSQLFANFYLSLLDRKACELLEIDFFEDKYERDASYIRYMDDMVILANDKKRALRVASELVSIANRELKIEIPTYKYVVLANDPVPFLGYVLNEEGGRPLRRNERKFTKKIMRLKKKGFDLSYRAQVIQSYEAWQNLQLEV